The DNA window CGACACCGGTGGCGGTGACGTGCGGCCCGGAGGTCGTGCTCGACGGCGCGGAGTCTGAGGAGGAGGAGGACACGCCCGCGGCGGGGAGCCCGGACGTGGAAGGCGAGAAGCCCCTCGAAGCCGGCGCGGCCGACGAGGGAGCGAAGCCATGAAGCGTAAGGAGAAGATCGGGGGGCAGCCGGGTGCGTTCAACGGGAGCGCCGAGGCCAAGCGCCTGGCTGCGGCGATCCTTGAAGGGCTGGCGGGGGTGCGGGGCCCACAGGAGGCAAGCGAGGCTCTCGGGATCTCGATGACGCGGTACTACCACCTGGAGACCCGCGCGCTTCAGGGGCTGGTGGCATCGCTCGAGCCGCGCCCTCGGGGACGGCGACGGAGTCCGCAGGCGGAGATCGCAACGCTGGAGCGCGAGAAGGAGAGACTGGAGCGGGAGCTCAAACGTGCGCAGGCGCTGGTACGGACGGCACAGCGGACGATCGGGCTGCCACCGCCGCGGCCGGAGGGTAAGCTCGGACCGGATGGGAAGCGCAAGCGCCGGACGCGCCGGGCGATGGTGCGAGCGACCCGGGTGGCAGCGGCGTTGAGGCAGGTGCAGCCGATCATCGAGCCCGCGTCCAAGGAGGCGTGACGATGAGCGCAGGACGACCTCCTGAGGGCCCGAAGCACGCGGACCATCTCGACGGGGACAACGAGACGAAGCGAAGGCTCAGGGTCGTGCTCGAGACGTTGTCGGGCGAGCGGAGCGTCGAGTCCGCGTGCGAGGAGCTCGGCGTGAGTCCGTCGCGGTTTCACGAGCTGCGGCGGGAGGCCCTGCAGGCGGCGCTCGACGGTCTGGCACCGGGAGCGTCGGGGCGACCCAAGCGGAAGGGTCCCGAGGGGGACTCCCAGCGCCTCGAGGCCCTCGAGCGCGAGAACGAGGATCTGAGATTCGAGCTGCAGGCGGCCTTCGTGCGGACGGAGATCGCGCTGGCGATGCCGCACGTGCTCACGCGGAAAGCGCGAGCGGACATCAAAAAAAAAGCACGGCAGGCGCGCCGCCGATTGCGGCAAGGATCCGGCGAGCCTGGGAGCGGCACATGAGCCGGATCCACGCGGTGCTCGACGGGCTAAGGGAGCGGAAAGCCGAGCGTCGCCGGCGGGGACCCCGACGCCAGCGGCGACGCCGGGAGGCCGAGCGCATCGCGCGCATTTCGGCATTGGTCTTCGTACGCTGGGCGCGCCGGCGCGGCCTCTCGATGGCACAGGCCGCGGTCCGGCTCGGGCTCGACCCGTCCACCCTCGGCGTGTGGCGTATGCGGTGGAGCACGGATCACCTGCATCCGCGGGAGCGAGGTCGTCCGCTCGAACCCGTGGGCCCCGATCAGCGGTGGTCGATCCTCGCGGTTTTCGGGCTCATGGGTCCTCAGGTGGGGCTCCCGACGCTGCAGAGTCTCTTCCCGGAGGTTGCACGGTCGGCGCTCGTCGACCTGCAGCGGCGCTGTCGGGACATCTTTCTCCGCAAGGCCGCGTGGATCGTCCACACGCTGCGGTGGACGCGAGCTGGGGCGGTGTGGGCGATGGACTTCGCCATCCCGCCCATGCCGATCGAGGGGCTGTACACGCGCCTACTGGTCGTGCGCGATCTCGCGTCGGGCTGCGTCCTCGTCGCCATCCCCGTGCTCGAGGAAAGTGCCAGCCTTGTCATCCGAGTCCTGGAGTCGCTCTTCCGGTGGTTTGGCAGGCCGCTGGTGCTGAAGAGCGACAACGGCTCACCCTTCGTCGCCGAGGACGTGAAAGCCTTCCTACGACGCGAAGGCGTGCATGCGCTCTACTCACCCGAGGGCACGCCCGAGTACAACGGCTCCGTGGAGGCCGGCATCGGATCGATCAAGGTCCGTGCGTTCTGGCAAGCCGCCCTCGACGACCGGCCCGGCGAGTGGACGTGCGACGACATCGAGGTCGCGCTGCGGCAAGCCAACGAGACGGGCCGGCCCCACGGCGTGGGCGCGCCCACGCCGCAGGAGTCTTGGATGTGGCGCCGACCGATCCTGGAGAGGGAAAGAGAGGCCTTTGAGGAAACCGTCTCAGGCTTCGCT is part of the Terriglobia bacterium genome and encodes:
- a CDS encoding helix-turn-helix domain-containing protein is translated as MSAGRPPEGPKHADHLDGDNETKRRLRVVLETLSGERSVESACEELGVSPSRFHELRREALQAALDGLAPGASGRPKRKGPEGDSQRLEALERENEDLRFELQAAFVRTEIALAMPHVLTRKARADIKKKARQARRRLRQGSGEPGSGT
- a CDS encoding DDE-type integrase/transposase/recombinase — encoded protein: MLDGLRERKAERRRRGPRRQRRRREAERIARISALVFVRWARRRGLSMAQAAVRLGLDPSTLGVWRMRWSTDHLHPRERGRPLEPVGPDQRWSILAVFGLMGPQVGLPTLQSLFPEVARSALVDLQRRCRDIFLRKAAWIVHTLRWTRAGAVWAMDFAIPPMPIEGLYTRLLVVRDLASGCVLVAIPVLEESASLVIRVLESLFRWFGRPLVLKSDNGSPFVAEDVKAFLRREGVHALYSPEGTPEYNGSVEAGIGSIKVRAFWQAALDDRPGEWTCDDIEVALRQANETGRPHGVGAPTPQESWMWRRPILEREREAFEETVSGFAREEYTQRGWLPMAQLQHREQASIDRVAISRALIELGFLLIRRRRITPPISILRQRKIS